In the Phaseolus vulgaris cultivar G19833 chromosome 7, P. vulgaris v2.0, whole genome shotgun sequence genome, one interval contains:
- the LOC137828347 gene encoding polycomb group protein EMBRYONIC FLOWER 2-like, with the protein MMGNPIFLRRCLRYKILEKQRKRIQMTVTVMRNITNRTNIFPMYICLGRQISKSGAPMDRIVYQLGRIFIFRRSSEVDMSIEVKAEFKLPEINKLAKEAKSGKIDVLFVSTPTVEDSYFSQGVNSNSSPLDLNHLPFPELGEFCLMGKMSLESLYKSWTYFPTFRLGKRAELFSTVGMHPCLLQSVFEIDDAKFTIHVPPNIKNMNASRELHVRISAEQFGFKETSSGPHHFLRRI; encoded by the exons ATGATGGGAAAT CCAATATTCCTTCGGAGATGCTTGCGCTACAAGATACTGGAGAAGCAGAGGAAGAG AATACAAATGACAGTTACCGTAATGAGGAACATCACTAATAGGACAAATATCTTTCCTATGTATATCTGTCTTGGTAGGCAGATTTCTAAGAGTGGAGCTCCAATG gATCGTATTGTTTATCAACTCGGTCGGATTTTCATCTTCCGAAGGTCCTCTGAAGTTGATATGAGTATTGAAGTCAAAGCAGAGTTTAAACTCCCAGAAATCAATAAGTTAGCAAAGGAAGCTAAATCTGGCAAAATTGATGTCTTGTTTGTCAGCACACCCACTG TTGAAGACTCATATTTCTCACAAGGAGTGAATTCAAACTCGTCGCCTCTGGATCTGAATCATCTGCCTTTTCCTGAAT TGGGAGAATTCTGTCTTATGGGGAAAATGTCTTTAGAATCACTTTATAAGTCTTGGACTTATTTTCCTACTTTTCGTTTGGGAAAGCGTGCTGAGCTTTTCTCAACTGTGGGTATGCATCCATGTCTTCTGCAG TCGGTATTTGAAATTGACGATGCAAAATTCACCATTCATGTTCCaccaaatattaaaaatatg AATGCATCAAGGGAGTTACATGTCAGAATTTCTGCTGAACAGTTTGGGTTCAAAGAAACATCTTCCGGGCCTCATCATTTCCTGCGCAGGATATGA